GACGCACCACTTGGTTTTCAGGTCGCCATCCCCTGCGGCGGCGATTTCTTCGCTGGCAGTGAAAGCCTTGTGTTCACTGGCACAGACCACGGTCGGCGCGGTCATCGCGGGAGCAGTGGTCGCGGGCACGACGTCCACAAGGAGTTCGCCAAGCATTTGGTAGGAACCCATCTTGCTGTAATTGTCATCCGAAATCTCGGTGCCGGTCCAGAGGCTGATTTCGTTGAGGACGACGCGTTCCTGTTTGGCTCCGGCGTAAATCAAGCCGCCAAACCGGCCATTGCCGATCGGCAATGCCTCATTCATACCCTTCTTGGCCGGCTGGGTGTACCACAGCGTCAGGTCTGAGGCGGCGCATTGCGCCACCAGCGGCGTCAGCAGTACCGCGAGAACGATGCTCGTTTGCGACTTGTTCATGTTCAGTTTCCTCATGTTCGGTTCCTTCCGTTTACTTCAACGCGTCGGGAGTTCGCGGCGGTATTCGTCTTTGAATAATCCGATTTTAGCGAATGGCATCGGCTCAAATGCGGGTAATTCCTGCAATAGCCGGGCACCCTTGCGAAGCGTGAAATCACCCTGCTTCGCCGCCGTAAAACCGAGATCAACCACTTTCTCCGGACTGCCGGATACGTTGCCAAAGCCCTTGATATTCGCCGCCATCGCCACGGTTTTGGCCCCGCTCGTGTTCACGGCCAGATTGTCCGTGATCGCGAACTTGTCGAGCAGCTTCTTGACGTTGCCGTCGAAGTCGCACACTTGCTTGCTGCAGTCCACGAAGACGTTGCGGCGGATGGGATTATTGAGGGGTTGCCGCGGTTCTTCCTGCATGATCGCAGCCAACCGCGGGTACTTCTGGCTCCATGGCGGCTCGGTGTAATTGAGCCGCTTGGCTTTCGCTTCAAGGCTCCAACTCGAATCAGCCGGATTGTTCCACTGTTTCCAGGTCATCCCCCGCGCATCCATGTGCAGCCCGATCGGGCAGTCCACGACCAGGTTGTTTAATATGGGATTGTCACGACCGCCGCCAATCATGATGGCGCGCCCGGCGCGGTAGAAGACGTTGCCCTCAATGGTGTCGCCGCAGTCGCAATCGTCGAGATACACGCCCATGGTGTTCACATGTTTACTATCGCCGCCGCCGAGGTCATGAATGTAATTGTGCCGCAAAATATTGCCTTGGCTGGTCCAGTCGCGGCCAGTGTAGAACGCGCCCGAGTCGCCCGTTTCCATCACCACCCGATAAATCTCGTTCAACTCGAAAAGGTGTTCATTGCCGCCGTATAAAACGGCGTTATGCGGCGCGTCGTGAATGCAATTATTGCGCACGATCTGCCCGCAGCCCTGCACCCCAATGCCAGGAGCGTACGTGCGCTTGAATATCCCATAGTGATGGATGTGGTTGTTAAGGGCCAGGTTGTTGGCGGCGGTCAACGTTTTTCGGTCGCCACCGTTCAGCATAATGCCACCTTTCCCAAGATTGAACAGTTCACACGAACGCACCGTATTGCCTTTGCCATTGACTGAAATCCCGTCCCCGGCGCAGTTGGCCACGACGCATCCGGCGATTTCCACATTTTCCGTGTTCTGCAAGACAATGCCGTCCGAGTGCGCGGATTCAAAGCCCAGCCCGACCAGTTTGATATGCCTGGCGTCGTTCACTTTGACCAGGGGTTGGGATAGCGTGGCCAACACAATCAACGAACCCTTGAGCGGTTTGGGGGGATAGAAATAGAGCCGCTTGCCGGCCCGATCCAGATACCACTCGCCAGGCGCATCCAATTCTTCCAACAGGTTCAGTGCGAAGAAACGGCGCTTGGCCGCGCCCCAGGTGCCGCCATTGATCCCGTAGTTATGTGGCGCCGCCAGGGTGATGCGTTGCTTTTCCTTGTCATAACTGGCGATGCGAATCACCTCGTCACTCCAATCGTGCGTCCAATATCCCAACAGCCATACGCCCTCCTCCAGATTCCACCGCTTGGGTCGCGTGTCTTCCAGGATGAACGAGCCGGGGTGCAATTTCCGCAGCGCCGGATCGGTGGCGTCAGCCTTGGGCAGGCCGTTGTCCACCGCTTTGCTGAACGACGCCCAGCCAGCCTCCGGCGCATCGGCATTCGGCCAGCGCGCCAAGGTCATGGGTTGCGAATCCACGTATAGCCACGGACCGACCGGCACACCCGTATACGCGTTTTTGAAGGTGTCAAATTTGCCACGCGCCGACAGATCGCAGACCAGGACCTTGCCGCGCGCGACTGGATCAAGCCGGGCCAAGACACGTTCATCGGTTACGGGGGTG
The window above is part of the Verrucomicrobiota bacterium genome. Proteins encoded here:
- a CDS encoding right-handed parallel beta-helix repeat-containing protein, with amino-acid sequence MKLLAVLTLGMVSCAFADFNVYVATDAPVGGNGGVGAPYQTLLQARDGIRAARKAGTLKAGEAATVQVGAGVYRFDTTFELRAEDGGTADAPVTYRAQAHGKVHFHGGVTLAPEAFTPVTDERVLARLDPVARGKVLVCDLSARGKFDTFKNAYTGVPVGPWLYVDSQPMTLARWPNADAPEAGWASFSKAVDNGLPKADATDPALRKLHPGSFILEDTRPKRWNLEEGVWLLGYWTHDWSDEVIRIASYDKEKQRITLAAPHNYGINGGTWGAAKRRFFALNLLEELDAPGEWYLDRAGKRLYFYPPKPLKGSLIVLATLSQPLVKVNDARHIKLVGLGFESAHSDGIVLQNTENVEIAGCVVANCAGDGISVNGKGNTVRSCELFNLGKGGIMLNGGDRKTLTAANNLALNNHIHHYGIFKRTYAPGIGVQGCGQIVRNNCIHDAPHNAVLYGGNEHLFELNEIYRVVMETGDSGAFYTGRDWTSQGNILRHNYIHDLGGGDSKHVNTMGVYLDDCDCGDTIEGNVFYRAGRAIMIGGGRDNPILNNLVVDCPIGLHMDARGMTWKQWNNPADSSWSLEAKAKRLNYTEPPWSQKYPRLAAIMQEEPRQPLNNPIRRNVFVDCSKQVCDFDGNVKKLLDKFAITDNLAVNTSGAKTVAMAANIKGFGNVSGSPEKVVDLGFTAAKQGDFTLRKGARLLQELPAFEPMPFAKIGLFKDEYRRELPTR